One region of Mucilaginibacter gotjawali genomic DNA includes:
- the hemN gene encoding oxygen-independent coproporphyrinogen III oxidase produces the protein MLTKQLHTDKAEKYNVAAPRYTSYPTVPYWDNEIFSAEQWKNSVKRSFNESNTEDGISIYIHLPFCESLCTYCGCNTRITKNHKVEEPYIHAVLKEWKQYLKIFGAKPVIREIHLGGGTPTFFSAENLQLLINGVLKDAEIHQDAEFSFEAHPGNTTELHLTTLYDLGFRRLSLGIQDFDPKVQFIINRIQSFEQVEQATNTARAIGYTSVNFDLIYGLPLQTEGGLAETIRLVGQLMPDRIAFYSYAHVPWLKPGQRHYTENDLPDAAAKQKLYETGRSLLKSYGYYEIGMDHFALPADSLYQASVTGKLHRNFMGYTHQYTKLMIGLGVSSISDSWYAFAQNVKKVEDYIELVNQDKLPVFKGHILTKEDLVIRRHILDIMCKGETTWNYHNEPFESIFAGIGRLQTLAHDGLIELNSWSLKVTPEGKRYLRNICMALDARLWKNQPTSQLFSMAG, from the coding sequence ATGTTAACTAAACAACTGCATACCGATAAGGCAGAAAAGTATAACGTAGCCGCCCCCCGTTATACCAGCTATCCAACTGTTCCGTATTGGGATAATGAGATATTTTCGGCAGAACAATGGAAAAATTCTGTCAAGCGCTCATTTAATGAAAGCAACACAGAAGATGGTATAAGCATCTATATACATTTGCCGTTTTGCGAAAGCTTATGTACCTATTGCGGCTGTAATACCCGCATTACAAAAAACCATAAAGTTGAAGAGCCCTATATACATGCTGTTTTAAAAGAATGGAAGCAGTATTTAAAGATCTTCGGCGCAAAACCGGTTATACGCGAAATTCATTTAGGTGGAGGCACGCCAACTTTTTTCAGCGCAGAAAATTTACAGCTGCTGATAAATGGTGTGTTAAAGGATGCCGAAATTCATCAGGACGCTGAGTTTAGTTTTGAGGCTCACCCCGGAAATACGACCGAATTACATTTAACAACACTTTATGATCTTGGATTCAGGAGATTAAGCCTGGGCATACAGGACTTTGACCCGAAAGTTCAATTTATCATCAACAGGATCCAAAGCTTTGAACAGGTTGAACAGGCAACCAATACCGCCCGCGCAATTGGCTACACTTCTGTTAATTTCGATCTTATATACGGTTTGCCCTTGCAAACAGAGGGCGGGCTTGCAGAAACAATAAGGCTGGTGGGCCAATTAATGCCCGACAGGATAGCCTTTTATAGTTATGCACATGTGCCATGGTTAAAGCCCGGCCAGCGTCATTATACCGAAAATGATCTGCCGGATGCAGCAGCAAAACAAAAGCTGTACGAAACCGGCAGGAGCCTGCTGAAAAGTTATGGATACTATGAAATTGGAATGGATCATTTTGCTTTACCCGCAGACAGTTTATACCAGGCATCAGTTACCGGCAAATTGCATCGCAATTTTATGGGCTATACCCACCAGTACACCAAACTTATGATTGGGCTTGGCGTATCGTCTATCAGCGATTCGTGGTATGCTTTTGCACAAAACGTAAAAAAGGTAGAAGACTATATCGAATTGGTAAACCAGGACAAGCTACCGGTTTTTAAAGGGCATATTTTGACAAAGGAGGACCTGGTAATCCGCAGACATATTTTGGATATAATGTGTAAAGGCGAAACCACGTGGAATTACCATAATGAACCTTTTGAATCCATATTCGCCGGCATCGGCCGGCTGCAAACACTTGCGCATGACGGCCTTATTGAACTAAATTCGTGGAGCCTTAAAGTAACCCCGGAAGGCAAACGTTACCTGCGGAATATTTGTATGGCGCTGGATGCCAGACTGTGGAAAAATCAACCTACTTCGCAGCTCTTCAGCATGGCAGGTTAA
- a CDS encoding phage tail protein, translating to MTPDLAMIFLFAGNFAPKGYATCDGQILSISQNTALFSLIGTYYGGNGQNTFGLPDLRGRVPNHQGQGPGLSPYTVGQMGGTETTTLLVNQMPSHSHAVNVNNAAGTTATPGSTTYLAAGPSTGSGPNASALKTYTTVANNASLIPNTIGATGGGQPFNILSPYLTITYVIALQGVFPSRN from the coding sequence ATGACTCCAGATTTAGCAATGATTTTTTTGTTCGCCGGCAATTTTGCTCCCAAGGGCTATGCTACATGCGATGGACAGATTTTATCAATTAGTCAAAATACAGCATTATTTTCGCTAATCGGCACCTATTATGGGGGGAATGGCCAAAATACTTTTGGCTTGCCTGACCTGCGTGGCCGCGTACCTAATCATCAGGGCCAGGGTCCGGGCCTTTCGCCATATACCGTGGGACAGATGGGCGGAACTGAAACAACTACCTTATTGGTTAATCAAATGCCCTCGCATTCGCACGCAGTTAATGTAAATAATGCAGCTGGTACAACAGCTACGCCCGGCAGCACCACCTACCTGGCAGCAGGTCCGTCAACAGGTTCAGGCCCCAATGCGTCTGCTTTAAAAACATATACTACCGTTGCCAATAATGCATCGCTCATTCCCAATACAATTGGGGCAACAGGCGGTGGGCAGCCATTTAATATCCTTTCGCCGTATTTAACCATTACCTATGTTATAGCCTTACAAGGTGTATTCCCATCCAGAAACTAA
- a CDS encoding response regulator, with amino-acid sequence MKKKVLVIEDNTDIRENVVEILQLADFTVFEADNGKIGVELALKHLPDIILCDIMMPELDGYGVLYLLSKNTEAAAIPFIFLTAKAEKVDLRKGMEMGADDYLTKPFDDIELLNAIESRLKKKEIQQTFYSKSLDRLDSLISKNDGLSELKKIISERKTRQFKKNQVIYYEGDRGNGLYLMLAGRVKTVKLAEDGRELMTGIFTADNYLGIQALLANEPYSDTATALEDTSVCLIPKDSLEKLLNLYPDVAKEFIKLLSNDIREKEEQLLQLAYNSVRKRLADSILRLHKQPGHDDEDGFKITREDLAAMAGMATETVSRTLSDFKDEGLIEKKGSTIRLLDLPRLTKMKN; translated from the coding sequence ATGAAGAAAAAAGTACTTGTAATTGAAGACAATACCGATATCAGAGAAAATGTTGTTGAAATTTTACAACTGGCAGATTTTACCGTTTTTGAAGCCGATAATGGCAAAATAGGCGTTGAACTTGCGCTAAAGCATTTGCCGGATATTATCTTATGCGACATTATGATGCCCGAACTTGACGGTTACGGCGTTTTATATCTGTTGAGTAAAAACACAGAAGCCGCTGCTATCCCTTTTATATTTTTAACAGCAAAAGCTGAAAAAGTTGACCTGAGAAAAGGGATGGAAATGGGCGCAGATGATTACCTGACAAAGCCTTTTGATGATATTGAATTGCTTAATGCCATCGAAAGCAGGTTGAAGAAAAAAGAAATACAGCAAACCTTTTACAGTAAATCACTTGATCGTTTGGATAGCCTGATCTCCAAGAACGATGGGCTTTCTGAACTGAAAAAAATAATTAGCGAACGCAAAACCAGGCAATTTAAAAAGAACCAGGTGATTTATTACGAAGGCGACCGCGGCAACGGCCTTTACCTGATGCTTGCGGGGCGTGTAAAAACAGTTAAACTTGCCGAAGACGGGCGCGAATTAATGACCGGCATATTTACTGCAGATAATTATTTAGGCATACAGGCCCTGCTTGCCAATGAGCCGTATAGCGATACTGCAACTGCACTGGAAGACACATCCGTATGTCTCATCCCGAAAGACAGCCTCGAGAAATTGTTAAATTTATACCCCGATGTTGCCAAGGAGTTTATCAAACTGTTATCAAACGATATCCGCGAAAAAGAAGAACAGCTATTGCAACTTGCTTATAACTCTGTACGGAAAAGACTGGCAGATTCAATACTACGTTTACACAAACAGCCCGGCCATGATGACGAGGATGGCTTTAAAATTACACGTGAAGATCTGGCCGCTATGGCAGGCATGGCCACCGAAACGGTTAGCCGTACGCTATCTGACTTTAAGGATGAGGGGCTGATTGAAAAAAAGGGAAGCACCATCCGTTTACTTGACCTGCCCCGTTTAACAAAAATGAAAAACTGA
- a CDS encoding PAS domain-containing sensor histidine kinase, translated as MENAALLNAIIQNAIDGIITISDRGIIELINPSACKLFDYTPEEVIGKNISVLMPPPDRTNHDNYISRYQQTRVPHIIGIGREVTGLRKDGTKFPFRLGVSEVQYSGRKIFTGFIHDLSRQKEAEEQLKDYASHLEELVEERTLSLKNTVTELHRAKEEVSVSLEKEKELSQLKSRFVSMASHEFRTPLSAVQLSASLIDKYAEPFENDHITKHVGKIKNAVGNLTTILNDFLSLEKLEAGKVEPTFIRFDLVKLAEDITEEMQMVAKQNQNIIYQHTGINNIVTLDPNLLKNCIFNLIGNAIKYSGENTFIEFNTEINDQYCTIIIKDDGIGIPENDQKHLFEAFFRAHNTGNIPGTGLGLNIVARYTNLMYGHIDFKSSVNHGTIFTLSFPMS; from the coding sequence ATGGAGAATGCGGCCTTGCTGAATGCTATAATACAAAACGCTATTGACGGCATAATAACCATAAGTGACCGGGGAATCATTGAACTGATCAATCCTTCGGCCTGTAAATTATTTGATTATACGCCCGAGGAGGTTATTGGGAAAAATATATCTGTATTGATGCCGCCCCCCGACAGAACCAACCACGATAATTATATCAGCAGGTACCAGCAAACACGTGTGCCGCATATTATTGGAATCGGGCGCGAAGTTACAGGGTTACGAAAAGACGGAACCAAATTCCCGTTCAGGCTGGGTGTTAGCGAGGTGCAGTATTCCGGGCGGAAAATATTTACCGGGTTTATTCATGACCTTAGCAGACAAAAGGAAGCGGAAGAACAGCTAAAGGATTATGCCTCCCACCTGGAAGAACTTGTGGAAGAACGTACGCTATCTTTAAAGAATACGGTTACTGAATTGCACCGGGCAAAAGAAGAGGTGAGCGTATCATTAGAAAAAGAAAAAGAATTAAGCCAGTTAAAAAGCAGGTTTGTTTCGATGGCTTCGCATGAATTCAGAACACCCTTAAGTGCTGTACAACTATCAGCATCACTTATTGATAAATATGCCGAGCCTTTTGAAAACGACCATATTACCAAACACGTAGGAAAGATTAAAAATGCTGTTGGTAACCTAACCACTATTTTGAATGATTTTTTATCGCTCGAAAAGCTGGAAGCAGGAAAGGTGGAACCGACATTTATCAGATTCGACCTTGTTAAACTGGCGGAAGATATTACGGAAGAGATGCAAATGGTTGCCAAACAAAACCAGAATATTATTTACCAACATACCGGTATCAATAATATTGTCACCCTCGACCCTAATTTATTAAAAAACTGTATATTTAACCTCATTGGCAACGCCATAAAATATTCGGGTGAAAATACTTTTATCGAATTTAATACCGAAATAAACGACCAATACTGTACCATAATAATTAAAGATGACGGCATAGGCATACCTGAAAATGACCAGAAACATTTGTTCGAGGCTTTTTTCAGAGCACACAACACCGGCAACATTCCGGGTACCGGTTTAGGGCTTAATATTGTGGCCCGCTATACCAACCTGATGTATGGTCATATTGATTTTAAGAGCAGTGTTAACCATGGGACTATATTTACCCTATCATTTCCAATGTCATGA
- a CDS encoding sensor histidine kinase has translation MQQNKIVIGSVPTNSKKMQVKTNQLRLLKMMEEIEGYAILLLDSQGNIETWNKGAENIKGYNADEIIGEHFSIFYTKEDQDADLPGRLLSEAAQKGSVYNESWRVRKDKTFFWGSITINALFDESDNVIGYAKITRDLTERKIAEEAAIKHAHELEMKNQELEQFVYIASHDLQEPLLTITNFLELAQEEWREKIDKETKLYFEFITQAAVRMKNLIKGLLDYSRIGIEKKMSLIDCNQLIDEVRHDIDASMQKSGAQIIYHNLPSVNGYPNELKQLFQNLLSNAIKFRKSDASPIINIHAALEGRFWKFSITDNGIGFDLKFKNKIFLIFQRLNNRDIFEGNGIGLAYCKKIVQTHGGEIFADSEPGKGSTFYFTIPSE, from the coding sequence ATGCAGCAAAACAAAATTGTGATTGGCTCAGTTCCAACCAACAGCAAAAAGATGCAGGTTAAAACAAACCAATTGCGTCTGTTAAAAATGATGGAGGAAATTGAAGGCTATGCAATTTTGCTTTTGGACAGCCAGGGAAATATTGAGACATGGAATAAAGGAGCCGAAAACATCAAAGGATATAATGCCGATGAAATTATCGGAGAACACTTTAGCATTTTTTACACCAAAGAAGATCAGGACGCAGATTTACCTGGCAGGTTATTAAGTGAAGCGGCGCAAAAGGGCAGCGTATATAATGAAAGCTGGAGAGTAAGGAAAGACAAGACATTTTTTTGGGGATCGATAACAATCAATGCGCTATTTGACGAAAGTGACAATGTGATTGGGTATGCAAAAATTACCCGCGATTTAACGGAAAGAAAGATTGCGGAAGAAGCGGCAATAAAGCACGCGCACGAACTCGAAATGAAAAACCAGGAACTTGAGCAATTCGTGTACATCGCCTCGCACGATTTACAGGAGCCTTTGTTAACAATAACCAATTTCCTGGAATTAGCACAGGAAGAATGGCGCGAAAAGATCGACAAAGAAACAAAGCTATACTTTGAATTTATTACCCAGGCAGCTGTGCGGATGAAAAACCTGATAAAAGGTCTGCTGGATTATTCGCGGATCGGCATTGAAAAAAAAATGTCACTTATAGATTGCAACCAATTGATAGATGAGGTGCGCCATGACATTGACGCAAGTATGCAAAAATCCGGCGCCCAAATTATTTATCATAATTTACCTTCCGTAAATGGTTATCCAAACGAGCTTAAACAGTTATTTCAAAACCTGTTGTCCAATGCAATAAAGTTTAGAAAATCAGATGCGTCTCCTATTATAAACATTCATGCCGCTCTGGAGGGCAGATTTTGGAAGTTCTCTATAACGGATAATGGTATAGGCTTTGACCTTAAATTTAAAAATAAAATATTTTTGATATTTCAACGCTTAAATAACCGGGACATTTTTGAGGGAAATGGTATCGGATTGGCCTACTGCAAAAAAATTGTGCAAACCCATGGGGGTGAAATTTTTGCTGATTCCGAACCCGGTAAAGGCAGCACTTTTTATTTTACCATCCCTTCGGAGTGA
- a CDS encoding 2-hydroxyacid dehydrogenase — MKAVAYSIKPFEKEFLAKANQKKHDITLISNSLSLETAIYAEGKDAVIVFTNDDVSAPVIERLAGFGIKYITTRSSSVDQINVAAADKFGIKLANVPYYSPQAVAELTMALAFALNRHIVKAEEQSKHFDFRNDELIGFNFYGKTVGLVGLGKSGLAVANIFNGMGCVVIGYDPAFPENTNNIREVDLDTLFASADIISLHLPLTPGTKHIINKAALEKMKHGVMLINTSRGELINTKDVVVALDNGKIGYLGIDVYEYEKGLFFEDHKNDIDKDPILSRLMDHPNVLVTPHQAYLTREALQEIANQTIKNLDQWQNNTCVGNACTGIKKCQDHEVNQTQLKKAHVN; from the coding sequence ATGAAGGCCGTAGCTTATAGTATAAAACCTTTTGAAAAAGAATTCCTGGCCAAAGCCAATCAAAAAAAACATGATATAACCCTAATATCTAACAGTTTAAGCCTTGAAACAGCAATTTATGCTGAAGGAAAGGATGCGGTAATTGTTTTCACCAATGATGATGTTTCAGCCCCTGTTATTGAACGTCTTGCCGGATTTGGTATAAAATACATCACTACCCGGTCTTCCAGCGTCGATCAGATTAATGTTGCGGCCGCCGATAAATTCGGCATAAAACTCGCAAATGTTCCATATTACTCGCCGCAGGCCGTTGCTGAACTTACAATGGCCCTTGCATTCGCATTAAACAGGCATATCGTTAAAGCCGAAGAACAGAGCAAGCATTTTGATTTCAGAAACGATGAATTAATCGGTTTCAATTTTTATGGCAAAACTGTTGGCCTGGTTGGGCTGGGTAAAAGCGGGCTTGCAGTGGCCAATATTTTTAATGGTATGGGTTGCGTTGTCATCGGGTACGACCCTGCTTTTCCAGAAAACACCAACAATATCAGGGAAGTTGACCTGGATACTTTATTTGCCTCGGCAGATATCATCTCGCTCCATTTGCCTCTAACCCCGGGCACGAAGCACATTATCAATAAAGCAGCCCTTGAAAAAATGAAGCACGGTGTAATGCTGATCAACACGTCGAGAGGTGAACTTATTAATACCAAAGATGTTGTGGTAGCGCTGGATAACGGTAAAATTGGTTATTTAGGTATCGATGTATATGAATATGAAAAAGGCCTGTTTTTTGAAGACCACAAAAATGACATTGACAAAGATCCCATTCTTTCACGGTTAATGGATCATCCCAACGTGCTGGTAACCCCGCACCAGGCTTATCTTACCAGGGAAGCCCTGCAGGAAATTGCCAACCAAACCATAAAAAATCTTGATCAATGGCAAAACAACACTTGCGTTGGCAATGCCTGTACAGGTATCAAAAAATGCCAGGATCATGAAGTAAACCAGACTCAGTTAAAGAAAGCCCATGTTAACTAA
- a CDS encoding metallophosphoesterase, with amino-acid sequence MNKERRLFINQFSVLSALGTLSKPTMTFARVSKKINSLHSSRNQVTIYHTCDLHGNLTPFDGKLGGLTNIQKVLNNQDTSGLLLDGGDFLGHSQSSGTRLKVIDTMNKMGYHAAAIGNEELEMGQDQLASLVPLMNFSLVNCNYGLEGKLGKLVKPYITISTGKFKVGITGVGHQLKGVAYADAIECANNTAKILKEKEKCDLVICLSHLGYNQPGDQPDDQKLAQHSSQIDMIISGHNRFLVRGTIIKMNKLKHEVLISPAAYNGLMVGKTIFSFENGKQKSNIKSKSLIPGQTSGQTFMQSYASLVVSEQPAMSV; translated from the coding sequence ATGAATAAGGAGCGTAGGTTATTTATTAACCAATTTTCAGTTCTCTCTGCCCTGGGCACATTGAGTAAGCCAACTATGACATTTGCCAGGGTAAGTAAAAAGATCAATTCCCTGCATTCTTCGCGTAACCAGGTAACTATTTATCACACCTGCGACCTGCATGGAAATCTAACGCCTTTCGATGGAAAGTTGGGTGGCCTTACCAACATTCAAAAGGTTTTAAACAACCAGGATACTAGTGGATTATTATTGGATGGTGGTGATTTTTTGGGCCATTCACAAAGCAGCGGCACCCGGTTAAAGGTAATTGATACAATGAATAAAATGGGTTATCATGCGGCTGCTATTGGTAATGAAGAACTCGAAATGGGGCAGGATCAACTCGCCTCGCTTGTACCTCTGATGAATTTCAGCCTCGTAAACTGTAACTACGGACTGGAGGGCAAACTGGGTAAATTAGTAAAACCTTACATTACCATCAGCACGGGTAAATTTAAAGTTGGCATTACCGGCGTCGGGCATCAACTAAAAGGGGTTGCTTATGCCGATGCCATTGAGTGTGCCAACAATACAGCAAAAATTCTGAAAGAAAAAGAAAAGTGCGACCTGGTTATTTGCCTTTCACACCTCGGGTACAACCAGCCCGGTGATCAGCCGGATGACCAAAAACTGGCGCAACATTCCTCTCAAATTGACATGATCATTAGCGGCCACAATCGTTTTCTGGTAAGAGGTACGATCATTAAAATGAACAAGTTAAAGCACGAGGTATTGATCAGCCCCGCAGCTTATAATGGGCTGATGGTAGGTAAAACGATTTTTAGCTTTGAAAACGGAAAACAGAAAAGCAATATCAAATCTAAAAGCCTTATTCCGGGTCAAACATCCGGACAAACCTTTATGCAATCTTACGCCAGTCTTGTTGTTAGTGAACAACCAGCAATGAGCGTATAA
- a CDS encoding ABC transporter substrate-binding protein produces the protein MNGPIKIGFLAPYSGVYPFYGHHLMAGILLGLYPAVTNQAEFQFIPAYTQMGDPKSTLDAVNKLVFFDQVDMISGLISYKSIPDIIPVIETYNKLAFFFDMGEFIPHFENLSPRIFYSSQQIWQSQFALGQWAQKEFGGAGMMVMPVYEAGYHLSSAFHKGAGAGGATQLGLHVLPRDPANIKKLDLGKFFHDIKKNPPTYIHALFSGNFGREFLVQWKKSEFYDSIPLTVVENMVYDDLFDDLAELDIELFAALSWSRHAENARNKEFVSRYEGSGGQMANIYGLLGYEAGLALREVKPYLLKRDWQSTISLLQKESVNGPRGERNFYPLSGFSLPVIDIVRVKTSSKKVYKTVISQGKGLKFDSVDFKEIHEGSVSGWQNPYLCI, from the coding sequence ATGAATGGTCCGATAAAAATCGGTTTTTTAGCGCCCTATTCCGGCGTGTACCCATTTTATGGACATCATTTAATGGCCGGGATCCTCTTGGGTTTATACCCCGCTGTTACAAACCAGGCGGAGTTTCAGTTCATACCCGCCTATACGCAAATGGGCGACCCGAAAAGTACATTGGACGCAGTAAATAAGCTTGTTTTTTTTGACCAGGTGGATATGATCTCCGGTTTAATCAGTTATAAATCCATTCCTGATATTATTCCCGTTATTGAAACCTATAATAAACTGGCGTTCTTTTTTGATATGGGGGAGTTTATTCCGCATTTTGAAAATTTGAGCCCCCGGATATTTTATTCATCACAACAGATCTGGCAATCGCAATTTGCTTTGGGGCAATGGGCGCAAAAGGAGTTTGGTGGCGCAGGGATGATGGTGATGCCGGTTTATGAAGCCGGGTACCATTTAAGCAGTGCTTTCCATAAAGGCGCAGGGGCAGGTGGTGCAACCCAGTTAGGATTGCATGTTTTGCCGAGGGACCCCGCGAACATTAAAAAACTGGATCTCGGTAAATTTTTTCACGATATTAAAAAAAACCCGCCTACTTACATACATGCCCTTTTTTCGGGAAATTTTGGAAGGGAGTTTTTAGTGCAATGGAAAAAGTCGGAATTTTATGACAGTATCCCTTTAACAGTTGTCGAGAATATGGTGTATGATGACTTATTTGATGATTTAGCTGAATTGGATATTGAATTATTTGCTGCCTTATCATGGAGCAGGCACGCCGAAAATGCCCGAAACAAAGAGTTTGTGAGCAGGTACGAGGGTAGCGGCGGGCAAATGGCAAATATCTATGGCTTACTTGGCTATGAGGCAGGCCTCGCACTTAGGGAGGTTAAGCCTTATCTTTTGAAACGGGACTGGCAGAGCACCATTTCACTTCTTCAGAAAGAATCAGTAAACGGGCCGCGCGGCGAAAGAAATTTTTATCCTTTGTCGGGCTTTTCACTACCGGTGATTGATATAGTACGTGTTAAGACATCTTCAAAAAAAGTTTATAAAACGGTTATAAGCCAGGGAAAAGGGTTAAAGTTCGACTCAGTGGATTTTAAGGAAATTCATGAGGGCAGCGTTAGCGGCTGGCAAAATCCATACTTGTGTATCTAA
- a CDS encoding DUF4342 domain-containing protein, whose protein sequence is MTKESFSIHGENLLNKIKELIAEGNIRKITITDKSGKELMSFPLTIGVVGVLVAPVLAAIGALAALVGECTITVEREEQQNKS, encoded by the coding sequence ATGACAAAAGAATCATTTTCAATTCACGGGGAAAACCTGCTGAATAAAATAAAAGAGCTCATTGCTGAAGGCAACATCCGAAAAATAACCATCACCGATAAATCCGGAAAAGAACTGATGTCCTTCCCCCTTACTATTGGCGTAGTAGGCGTGTTAGTTGCCCCTGTGTTAGCTGCAATTGGCGCACTGGCCGCCCTGGTAGGCGAGTGTACCATTACCGTTGAAAGGGAAGAACAACAAAATAAAAGCTAA